From the Xenorhabdus ishibashii genome, one window contains:
- the tusC gene encoding sulfurtransferase complex subunit TusC, translating into MKKIAFVFTEAPHGSSAGREGLDTLLATSALTEQIGVFFISDGVFQLLANQQPNKILARDYISTFKVLPLYDIDKYYVCLDDLVIRGGSPTNNFVLEAELLSAAAIRELLAGYDLVLKF; encoded by the coding sequence ATGAAAAAAATTGCCTTTGTTTTTACTGAAGCTCCTCACGGCTCTTCTGCCGGCAGGGAAGGGCTGGATACACTGCTTGCGACATCGGCATTGACTGAGCAGATCGGTGTATTCTTTATTTCTGATGGAGTATTCCAATTATTGGCCAATCAGCAGCCAAATAAAATTCTGGCTCGTGACTATATCTCAACCTTTAAAGTCTTGCCACTTTATGACATTGATAAATATTACGTTTGTCTGGATGATCTGGTGATTCGGGGAGGCAGCCCGACAAATAATTTTGTGCTGGAAGCTGAACTTCTTTCTGCCGCCGCAATTCGAGAATTGTTGGCGGGTTATGATCTTGTGTTGAAATTTTAA
- the tusB gene encoding sulfurtransferase complex subunit TusB, which translates to MLYTVSRSPYYNDFNAMLGLVSDTDDVLLMQNGVLLGINDNRYLAELLRTGAGIYILKEDLDARGLIEQISDRVMVIDYNGFVSLTVKHQQNFAW; encoded by the coding sequence ATGCTATATACTGTCAGTCGCTCACCTTATTATAATGACTTCAATGCAATGCTTGGCCTTGTATCTGATACAGATGATGTTCTATTGATGCAAAATGGTGTGTTATTGGGGATTAATGATAACCGTTATTTGGCTGAGTTGCTCCGTACAGGAGCAGGCATCTATATTTTGAAGGAAGATCTTGATGCACGGGGGCTGATTGAGCAAATTTCAGACCGTGTAATGGTGATTGATTACAATGGCTTTGTTAGCTTAACGGTGAAACATCAGCAAAATTTTGCCTGGTAG
- the rpsL gene encoding 30S ribosomal protein S12 — protein sequence MATINQLVRKSRSSKVVKSNVPALEACPQKRGVCTRVYTTTPKKPNSALRKVCRVRLTNGYEVSSYIGGEGHNLQEHSVILIRGGRVKDLPGVRYHTVRGALDCAGVKDRKQGRSKYGVKKPKA from the coding sequence ATGGCAACTATTAATCAGCTGGTTCGCAAATCTCGTAGCTCGAAAGTTGTGAAAAGCAACGTTCCTGCTCTGGAAGCTTGCCCGCAAAAACGTGGCGTATGTACTCGTGTATATACCACCACCCCTAAAAAACCAAACTCCGCACTGCGTAAAGTATGTCGTGTGCGTTTGACTAACGGTTACGAAGTTTCTTCCTACATCGGTGGTGAAGGCCACAACCTGCAGGAACACTCCGTTATCCTGATCCGTGGCGGTCGTGTTAAAGACTTGCCAGGTGTGCGTTACCACACCGTTCGCGGCGCTCTGGACTGTGCCGGTGTTAAAGACCGTAAACAAGGTCGTTCTAAGTACGGTGTGAAGAAGCCAAAGGCTTAA
- the rpsG gene encoding 30S ribosomal protein S7, with translation MPRRRVIGQRKILPDPKFGSELLAKFVNILMVDGKKSVAEAIVYGALETLAQRSGKNHLEAFELALDNVRPTVEVKSRRVGGSTYQVPVEVRPVRRNALAMRWIVEAARKRGDKSMALRLANELSDAAENKGAAVKKREDVHRMAEANKAFAHYRW, from the coding sequence ATGCCACGTCGTCGTGTAATTGGTCAACGTAAAATTCTGCCAGATCCAAAGTTCGGATCTGAACTGCTGGCCAAATTTGTAAATATCCTGATGGTAGACGGTAAGAAGTCTGTCGCAGAAGCAATTGTATATGGTGCGCTTGAGACCCTGGCTCAGCGTTCTGGTAAAAATCATCTGGAAGCATTCGAGCTGGCACTGGATAACGTGCGCCCGACTGTAGAAGTTAAGTCCCGCCGTGTTGGTGGTTCTACTTATCAGGTTCCAGTTGAAGTTCGTCCGGTTCGTCGTAATGCTCTGGCAATGCGTTGGATCGTTGAAGCTGCTCGTAAACGCGGTGATAAGTCCATGGCTCTGCGCCTGGCAAATGAATTATCTGATGCGGCTGAAAATAAAGGCGCTGCTGTGAAGAAACGTGAAGACGTTCACCGTATGGCAGAAGCTAACAAGGCGTTCGCACATTACCGTTGGTAA